Within the Rosa rugosa chromosome 2, drRosRugo1.1, whole genome shotgun sequence genome, the region GTTCCAAACTCCCTAGTTGGTCGATATAAAGCTATATCCTCAAAAACATCAAGCACCCAAACTTTCCAGCATTCATGACCAAGGGGCACATGATGGATCTTTACATTTGGATCTTTTGACTCAAGTTTTGCAATTGCAACAACCTGTTCTTCCATCTCAAACCAATTTAACAATTCGATTCTATTCTGATCATCCTTTGTAACTTTGGTCCTTTTACCTTCCTTGTCTTTGCTTTGTGACCCATGATCAGCAGAATATTGAATACTTGAAGTTTTCTTTTGGTTGCTTTGCTTGCTTTGTGGCCTCCCACTGTCAGAACCTCGAACACTTGCAATATTTTGGTTGCTTTGTACTCCATCACTGCTATGATGTTGAACACTAGGATTTTCATTCTGCGTTTGTAGTGCAAACATGTTAGCAGAATGCTGAACACTGTTACTACCCTGCTATTATAACATTAAGGAAATCAGTAACATGGTTGACTTATCGACCCAAAGTTAATaattacaaataaataaataatttaatagaTGTATTTTAAAGACTTACGTGGTTATTCCCTTGTTTCTCTGATCTTGCTAAAAGAGTGGCAACCACTTCTTTCAATCGTTCAATCTCTTGTGATTGAGAAAGCATATTCTGTGCTTGAGTGGACACTTGTTTCTCTAAGTTAGCAACTTTGTTTCCAACTTTGGTTTGATATTCTATCTTTGAAGGGACTGCTCCAAATCCTAACCCTCTTACCCATCCTCGTGGATCAGGTCCTAGAACTTGTGCTACAGCATCATCTTTCAAAGAAGATGTTTGTGAAGGTTCTTGCTCTGCCCTTTTCTGCTTCACTTGTTTCTGTAAAAACCATGTGTCAGTTAGATTGTCAATTAGCTAGTCTTGTGGTATAGATATAGATTTCTTATTGAATTATTTggttaaagaaataaaaatatctATGGCATTCAGTAAATACTTATTGATGACAATGGAAGGTGAAATTCTTAACCACAAATAATCTATTATTAAATTTATCATCTCAATAACCAAATCATTGTAAATTCTTGCAAgattagaaggaaaaaaaaaaacaaccatcCAAATTGCATTAGTACATGAAAAATGCACTGAAATCACAATGACAGAGATAATGCACTGAAGCGTTTCCACACTACATGTTCTGGAATAAATTCAAGGCAATCAAACCAAAAGTAACTCACATATAGTCCCCAAAATTCTTTAACAACTTGTTATTTGGATCATT harbors:
- the LOC133729832 gene encoding uncharacterized protein LOC133729832 isoform X1 — its product is MLSQSQEIERLKEVVATLLARSEKQGNNHGSNSVQHSANMFALQTQNENPSVQHHSSDGVQSNQNIASVRGSDSGRPQSKQSNQKKTSSIQYSADHGSQSKDKEGKRTKVTKDDQNRIELLNWFEMEEQVVAIAKLESKDPNVKIHHVPLGHECWKVWVLDVFEDIALYRPTREFGTLSMAQGSTIAWPIKYIKQV
- the LOC133729832 gene encoding uncharacterized protein LOC133729832 isoform X2; translated protein: MLSQSQEIERLKEVVATLLARSEKQGNNHNENPSVQHHSSDGVQSNQNIASVRGSDSGRPQSKQSNQKKTSSIQYSADHGSQSKDKEGKRTKVTKDDQNRIELLNWFEMEEQVVAIAKLESKDPNVKIHHVPLGHECWKVWVLDVFEDIALYRPTREFGTLSMAQGSTIAWPIKYIKQV